Proteins encoded together in one Eriocheir sinensis breed Jianghai 21 chromosome 41, ASM2467909v1, whole genome shotgun sequence window:
- the LOC127009714 gene encoding uncharacterized protein LOC127009714 translates to MEDWEEYFTQNPAPRGHNDNCTQLESFCQHHVGRHPIALVTSGGTTVPLERNTVRFVDNFSAGTRGAASTEYFLAQGYAVIFIHRDKSVMPYLRHLNPRFLLEALQEGAGGVLHLSPAHSSQVHPIWHEYQRIKTEGRLLWLTFTSLSDYLWLLRAATVCLQRRAPKALLYLAAAVSDFYIPQDEISEHKIQSDSGPLTVQLQLVPKMLRPLVSVWGPELYVVSFKLETDEKKLIEKAAAALRKYKHDLVIGNLLQTRREEVTLVTERESSLLRLTEHQKAERIEIEKLIVDEVCGRHRNFIKY, encoded by the exons ATGGAGGACTGGGAGGAGTACTTTACCCAGAACCCAGCGCCGCGTGGCCACAATGATAACTGCACCCAGCTGGAGTCCTTCTGCCAGCACCATGTTGGACGCCACCCCATCGCCCTGGTCACCTCTGGAGGCACCACTGTACCCCTCGAGCGCAACACTGTCAG GTTTGTGGACAACTTCAGCGCCGGAACGCGCGGTGCAGCCTCCACGGAGTACTTCCTGGCCCAGGGCTATGCGGTGATCTTCATCCACCGTGACAAGTCTGTGATGCCCTACCTGCGCCACCTCAACCCCAGGTTCCTGCTGGAGGCCCTGCAGGAGGGGGCCGGTGGGGTGCTGCACCTCTCCCCGGCACACTCCAGCCAG GTCCACCCTATCTGGCACGAGTACCAGCGCATCAAGACAGAGGGGCGGCTGCTGTGGCTGACCTTCACCTCCCTCAGCGACTACCTCTGGCTGCTGCGCGCTGCCACCGTCTGCCTCCAGCGCCGCGCCCCCAAGGCTCTGCTCTACCTGGCCGCTGCAGTATCAGATTTCTACATCCCTCAAG ACGAAATCTCGGAGCACAAAATCCAGTCCGACTCGGGGCCGCTGACCGTTCAACTCCAGCTGGTGCCCAAGATGCTTCGTCCGCTGGTGTCAGTGTGGGGGCCGGAGCTGTACGTCGTGTCCTTCAAGCTCGAAACGGACGAGAAGAAGCTGATCGAGAAGGCGGCCGCTGCTCTGCGTAAATACAAGCATGATCTTGTAATCGGGAACCTGCTGCAGACGCGACGGGAGGAGGTGACGCTGGTGACGGAGCGCGAGAGCAGCCTCCTGCGCCTCACCGAACACCAGAAGGCCGAGCGCATTGAGATCGAGAAGCTCATCGTCGACGAAGTTTGCGGCCGACATCGAAACTTTATTAAATATTGA